The DNA window CAGCTCGCGAGCGACATCAATCTGACCGACGGCAAAAAGATCGCCTTCACGTCGCTGGGCGCGACCATGGACTGGAACAATATCCTGGTGCAAACCGAATACGCGCAGCGCCGCGCCAAGGACCCGGTCTACATCCCGGACACCAACGCCTGGTACTTCATGACCGGCTACCGCCTGGGCAAATTCCTGCCGTACTACTCGCACGCTGCCACCAAGGACGCCGGCAGCTCGGTGAACCTGCCGGCCAACTTCCCGCGCGCGGGCGTGCTGTCGTCGACCGTGCGCAGCACCTTGACGTCGGCCGAGCAGACCTCCGACTTGATCGGCGTGCGCTGGGACTTCGCCAAATCGCTGGCGCTCAAGGTGCAGGTGGACCGCGTCAAGCCCAAGACCAAATCGGGCATGCTGATCTTCGCGCCGGCCGCCGGCTACCGCAACAGCGTCACCGTCGTCGGCGCCTCGCTCGACTTCGTATTCTGATTGGAGAGCGCACATGAAAAAAATCGTTATCTCGCTCGCCCTGTCCGCAGTGGCCATGGCCTCCTTCGCCCTGTCGGCGTCGGCGGAAACCGTCGTCATCGTCAGCCAGAAAAATCCAGCCACCCGCATGTTCTCGGAACAGGCGTCGCAGTTCTTCCTTGGTAAATCGACGTTGTTTACGCCGATCGACCAGGCCGAGGGTTCGCCGATCCGCGCCGACTTCTATCGCAAGGTCGCCGACAAGGACGCAGCGCAGGTCAAGGCGCTGTGGTCCAAGCTGGTCTTCACCGGCAAGGGCACGCCGCCGAAGGAATACGCCGGCAACGCCGAAGTGAAAAAGGCGGTTGCCGCCGACCCCAAGGCAATCGGTTATATTGACAAGTCGGCAGTGGACGATACCGTCAAGGTGATTCTGACGTTGCCTTAATCCTCAACCCTCATGCCGGGACGGCGGACCGCTGCCCCGGCATGATGAAGCGACCTTTGTGAGCCGACTATTGTGAGCCTCTCGCTGCGCGCCAAATTCTTGCTGCTTAGTGCCGTGATCCAGGCGCTGGTGGTCGGCCTGCTGATATGGAATAGCATCCGGCTGATGAACCATGCGGTCGGCACCAACGCCGAGCGGGTCGCGCAGGAATATGCGGTCACGCTCAACCTCTCCCTCAGCCCCTACGCCACGCGCGGCCGCCTGCCGGAACTGAGCGGCTATCTGGCCGAAATGCTGGCCGATCCCGAAGACAGCCTGCTGCGCTATCTGCTGATACTCGACGAGAACGAACAACCGATCATCGAAGTGGGCAAGCGCAATGAGCCGCTGCCCGCGATCCTCAAACAAGGCGGCGGCACCAGCTTCAAGGGCGTCCACACCGTCATCAACGACGCGACCTTGCATGCGCGTTCGCCGCTGCTGCTGCAAGGTAGCCGCATCGGCAGCATCAACTTCGGCCTCACCACGGAAGATCTGAAACACGCGCGCGACAAGGTCATGCTGCAGGGCGGCGTGATCTCGCTGGCCGGCCTGGCCTTCGGGCTGCTGCTGTTCTACGCCTTCACCCACGGCATCGGCCGCCGGCTGCGCGCGCTGATGGGGCAATCCGCGCAAATGGAACTGGGCGACTACAGCAAGGCGCTGGCGGTTGACGGCGACGACGAAATCGCCGCCTTCGCGCGCGCGCTCAACACGATGAGCGCGGCGCTGCGCGAACGCATCGCGCAGCTGGAGCATTCGGAGCTGCGCCTGTCGGAAGCCAAGCGCGATCTGAAAGACCTGAACGTCTCGCTGGAGAGCCGCGTGACCGAGCGCTCGGCCGCGCTGGAACGCGCCAACGCCGACTTGAGCGCCGCCTTGTCCACCTTGCAGCGCACGCAGGTCGAGCTGCTGGCGTCGGAGAAAATGGCCTCGCTCGGATCGCTGGTGGCGGGCATCGCGCACGAACTCAATACGCCGATCGGCAACAGCCTGCTGGCATCGACCTCGCTGCGCGACCGCGTCGAGGATTTCGAAAGCCATGTCGCGGCCGGCGCGCTGCGCCGCTCGGAGTTGATTGTGCATCTGGAGGAGGTGCGCACCGCCAGCCAGCTGATATCGAACTCGCTGCACAAGGCGGCGGAGCTGATCTCATCGTTCAAGCAGATCGCGGTCGACCAGACCAACGACCAGCGCCGCGAGTTCGACCTGCAGGAGGCGGTGCGCGACACCATCGCCACCTATACGCCGCGTTTGCGCCGGGCCGGGTGCGAGGTGGTGCTGGAGATACAGGAAGGACTGCGCTTCGACTCGTACCCGGGCGGGCTGTATCAGGTCCTGAATAATTTGATGAACAACGCACTCAATCACGCGTTCGAGGCCGGCCGGAGCGGGACCATCACCGTGCACGCGGAAGCGGCTGCGGACGGCATGGTGGCGCTGACGTTCAGCGACGACGGCGTCGGCATGACGGACGAAGTATTGCGGCGGGTGTTCGATCCGTTTTTCACCACGCGCATGGGACAGGGCGGGACGGGTTTGGGTATGCACATCGTGTACAACATCGTCAACGCGGCGCTGGGTGGGCGCATCACGGTATCGTCGGCGCCGGGAGCGGGAACGTCGGTGCGGATGCTGTTGCCGCGTTCCGCGCCGCAGCGGGACGCAAGCCGCTAACGCACGCAAAAATCTGAAACACGTAGGGCGGATTAGGCGGAACGCCGTAATCGGCCATGCATGCGCCGCCGGAACGCATACATGGCCGATTACGCTGCGCTAATCCGCCCTACGTGTATCCTAAAAAAAACCGGAGCGCTCGGCTCCGGTTTTTGTTTTTACGCCAGCTTGCCGTGGCAGGCTTTGTACTTCTTGCCGCTGCCGCATGGGCAGGGGTCGTTGCGTCCGACCTTCAGGCCCAGCTCCATCAACTGCTCGCCGCTCAGGCCTTGCAGCTCCGGCGGCAGGCCGCCCAGATTCGACGCCGCCTGTGGCGCCAACAACTCTTCCGGCGCCGCGTTCGGGTTGAAGTCCGCGTGCTGGTAGCTCACGTTCTCCACGTGCGATTGCTGCATCGCCGCTTCGGCCGCGTCGATCTCTTCGCGCGACTGGATCCGTACCGTCATGATCAACTTGACCACTTCGTTCTTGATCATCTCCAGCATCTGGCCGAACAGCTCAAACGCTTCGCGCTTGTATTCCTGCTTCGGATTCTTCTGCGCATAACCGCGCAGGTGGATACCCTGGCGCAGGTGATCCAGCGCGGCCAGGTGCTCGCGCCAGTGGCTGTCGACGCTTTGCAGCATGACGTTGCGCTCGAAGCCGCCGAACGATTCCTTGCCGACGATATCGATCTTGGCCTGGTACACCGCGTCGGCCGCAGCCAGCACGCGTTCCAGGATGTCTTCGTCGTTCAGGTTCTGCTCGGACTCCAGCATCGCCGTCAGCGGCACGTCGATCTGCCATTCCGACGCCAGCGCCGCTTCCAGGCCCTTGACGTTCCACTGCTCCTCGACCGATTCGGCCGGCACGTATTCGCGTACCAGGTCGGTGAAGGCGCCGTGGCGCAGCGATTCGATCAGTTCCGAGATATCGGTGGTTTCCAGCAGTTCGTTACGCTGCTGGTAAATGACTTTACGCTGGTCGTTGGCGACGTCGTCGTACTCGAGCAGCTGCTTACGGATGTCGAAGTTGCGCGCCTCGACCTTGCGCTGCGCCGATTCGATCGAACGCGAGACGATGCCCGCTTCAATCGGTTCGCCTTCCGGCATCTTCAAACGGTCCATGATGGCGCGCACGCGGTCGCCCGCGAAGATGCGCAGCAGCTGGTCGTCGAGCGACAGGAAGAAACGCGACATGCCCGGGTCACCCTGGCGCGCGGCGCGGCCGCGCAGCTGGTTGTCGACGCGGCGCGATTCGTGGCGTTCGGTGCCGACGATATGCAGACCGCCGGCGGCGACCACCTGCTCGTGCAAGGCTTGCCAGCCGTCGCGCATCGCCTTCGCTTGCGCCGCTTTGTCGGCGTCGCTCAGGTCCGGATTGGCTTCGATGAACTGGATCTGCTTCTCGACGTTACCACCGAGGACAATGTCGGTACCGCGACCGGCCATGTTGGTGGCGATGGTGATCGCTTTCGGGCTACCCGCCTGCGCGATGATTTCCGCTTCGCGGGCGTGCTGCTTGGCGTTCAGGACGTTGTGCGGCAGGCCGCCCTTGGTCAGGATGCCCGACAACAGCTCCGAGTTTTCGATCGAGGTGGTACCGACCAGCACCGGTTGGCCGCGATCGTAGCATTCGCGGATTTCCAGCATCATGGCGTTGTACTTCTCGGCCGCCGATTTATAGACCTGGTCCTGGCGGTCCTTGCGCTGCGAAGGACGGTTCGGTGGAATGACGACGGTTTCGAGGCCGTAGATTTCCTGGAACTCGTACGCTTCGGTATCGGCGGTACCGGTCATGCCGGCCAGCTTGGCGTACATGCGGAAGTAGTTCTGGAAGGTGATCGAGGCCAGGGTCTGGTTCTCGTTCTGGATCTTGACGCCCTCTTTCGCCTCGACCGCCTGGTGCAGGCCGTCGGACCAGCGGCGACCCGTCATCAGGCGGCCGGTGAATTCATCGACGATGACGACTTCATTGTTCTGCACTACGTAGTGCTGATCCTTGAAGTACAGCGCGTGCGCGCGCAGCGCCGCGTACAGGTGGTGCACCAGCGTGATGTTGGCGGAGTCGTACAGCGACGCGCCTTCCGGCAGCAGACCCATTTTGGTCAGGATCGCTTCGGCTTTTTCGTGGCCGGCTTCGGTCAGCAGCACCGAGTGGGCTTTTTCGTCCTTGACGTAATCACCCGGCACTTCGACCGTGCCCTTGCCGTCCGAGGTCTCTTCACCGATCTGGCGCGTGAGCAACGGCGGCAGCTCGTTGATCTTGTGGTACAGGTCCGTGTGGTTCTCGGCCTGGCCGGAGATGATCAGCGGGGTGCGGGCTTCGTCGATCAGGATCGAGTCGACTTCATCGACGATGCCGAAGTTGAGCGCGCGCTGGACGCGGTCGCCGGCCTCGAACACCATGTTGTCGCGCAGGTAGTCGAAACCGAATTCGTTGTTGGTGCCGTAGGTAATGTCCGACGCATAGGCAGACTGCTTGGTGGAGTGCTCCATCTGCGACAGGTTGATACCGGTGGTCAAACCGAGCCAGGCGTACAGCTTGCCCATGGTCTCGGCGTCGCGCTGGGCCAGATAGTCGTTGACGGTGACGATGTGCACGCCCTTGCCCGACAGCGCGTTCAGGTAGGCCGGCAGAGTCGCGGTCAGGGTTTTACCCTCGCCCGTGCCCATTTCGGCGATCTTGCCGAAGTGCAGGACCATACCGCCAAGCAATTGAACGTCGAAATGGCGCATCTTGAAGACGCGCTTGCTCGCTTCGCGGCAGACGGCGAACGCCTCGGGCAACAGCGCGTCGAGCGTCTCGCCATTGGCGATGCGCGCCTTGAAGGCGGGCGTCTTCGCTTGCAGCTCGGCATCCGACAGTTTTTCCATCGCCGGCTCGAGCGCATTGATCTCGCGTACCGTTTTTTGGTATTGCTTGAGCAGGCGCGTGTTGCGGCTGCCGAAAATCTGGGTCAGTAATGACATGCTTGAATTCTTGAAAAAACGCCGTTAAAAAAAGCTCTGTAGGTGAAAAACGCCTTACCGCACGGAGTTCGACTATGGCAAAAGACGGTGATTTTATCATGCGTCCGTGCCAAGGTTGGGTTATTGGCCTATATAACAATACCCCAAGCGTAAACAATGTCACTCAATCAATCAAATTTCCCCGTGGCGACGCCATGGCAAAGCGGGCTGATGACGGGAAACCGGCGTCGTGCTATGGTTCGCCGCATGCGATTTAATTCCTCCAACGTATCGATCAACCGCCGCAACCCGGTCGGGGCGACCGACTTCCTGCGCCGCGACGACAAGCTGGCGGCCATGATGCCGGCTATCGAGCGCATGGCGGCGCTGCAAAAAGATTGTGCAACGGCCTTGCCCGCGATGTTCAAGTATTGCGAAATCCTGGCTTTCGACGACGGCCAGCTGACCTTGTCGCTGCCGAACGCCTCGCTGGCGGCCAAGCTCAAGCAGCAAATTCCCAAGCTGCAGGAGACGCTGGCGCGGCGCGGCTGGCAGGTAAACGGCGTCAAGCTGCGGGTGCAGATGACCAAGCCGGCCGAGATCAAGGAGCAGATGCGGGCGCTGTCGCTGCCGGAGGCGGCCGTAACGGCCTTCGACGCGCTGGGCGATACGCTGGAAGATACACCGCAGAACGCCACCTTGATCGCCGCGTTAAAGGCGATGGTGGCGCGCCGCCGACCGGCTTAAAAACCCGCACGGCGGCATGCCTGGGGTCGTACCCTGCGGGTACGACCCCGCCGTTCCCGGGTTAAATCGGCGTTAAGTTAGCGCCCACTCACGCGCCATCTGGCGCAGATACGACGGCGGAGCCGATTCATTGGTCTCGAACGAGACGATTTCATACGCGTCCGGATGCTTGAGCAGTTCCAGCAACAGCTGGTTGTTCAGCGCGTGGCCCGATTTGTGCGCCTCATAACTGGCGAGCAGCGGATGCCCGACCAGATACAGATCACCGATCGCGTCCAAAATCTTATGACGCACAAACTCGTCGTCATAGCGCAAGCCGTCGGAATTGAGGATGCGGTACTCATCCATCACGATGGCGTTCTCCAACGACCCGCCGCGCGCCAGGCCGATGCCGCGCAACATCTCCACGTCCTGCATGAAGCCGAAGGTGCGCGCGCGCGCCACGTCGTGCACATAGGAGACGTCGCCGAAGTCGACATTGGCGCGCTGCTGCGTGCCGTCGACCGCCGGATGGTTGAATTCGATGAAGAAGTCCAGCTTGAAGCCGTCGTGCGGGGTCAGGCGCGCCCATTTTTCCTTGTCGCCCTTGCCTTCTCGCACTTCCACCGGTTTCAGCACACGGATGAATTTCTTCGCGACCGGCTGCTCGAGTACGCCAGCTTGCTGCAGCAGAAACACGAACGACGACGCCGAGCCGTCCATGATGGGGATTTCCTCGGCGCTGACCTCGATATACAGGTTGTCGATGCCGAGGCCGGCGCAGGCCGACATCAGGTGCTCGACGGTCGAGACCCGGGCGCCGTCCTTGACCAGTACCGACGCCATGCGGGTGTCGCCGACGGCCATGGCGCTGGCGGGGAATTCCACGACAGGCGACAGGTCGACGCGGCGGAAAACGATGCCCGTATCGGGCTCGGCCGGACGCAGGGTCAGCTCGACCTTGGTGCCGGAGTGCAGGCCCACACCCGTGGTGCGGACCAGTTCTTTGATGGTGCGTTGTTTTAACATGGTCCGATTATAACGAAGTTGAGATCGCCGCGCTGCGGCCAGCGTTTCCTCGGATCAAGGATGCTCGGCCTCGACATGCACCGCCTCGCGCCGCACCAGATAGATGCCGCTGGCGATGATGATGCCGGCGCCGAGCAAGGTATAGCCGTCGGGCAGCGTCTGCCACAGCAGCCAATCGATCGCCACGCCCCAGGCCAGCGCCGAGTATTCGAACGGCGCTACCACCGACGCCTTGCCGGTGCTGAAGGCCTTGGTGATAGCAAGCTGGCCGAAGAAGCCCGACAGCGCCAGCGCCACCAGCACCCAGCTGTCCTCGGCGCGCACCGGCACCCAGTCGCGGTACGACAGCGCCACGGCGCCGGCGGCCATCATGGTCAGCAGCCAGAACATCATCGACTCGGTGCTATCGGTGCGCGCCAGCACGCGGGCGGCGATGGCCGACATCGCGTAGCAGGCGGCCGCGGCCAGCACGGCCAGGCCGCCGATGGTCAGGAAGCCGGTGCCTTCCGGGCGCAGCACGACCAGCACGCCGATCAGGCCGACAACGATGGCGACACACTGCCCCGGGCCGACCTTCTCCTTCAACACGAACACCGACAGCGCGGTGATCAGCGACGGCGCGATGAAAAAGATCGAATACGCCTCGGCCAGCGACAGGGACTTCAGGCCGAAGGCGAAAGTGGTCAGCATGGCGATGCCAAGCACGGCGCGGAAAATCTGCATCGACCAGCGGACCGCGAAGATGCCACGGAAGGCGCCGCGATAAATGATATAGCCGCACAGCAGCGGCAGCGAGCTCAGCGCGCGCAAAGCGGTCACCTGCATGGCGGGATAGTGGGCGGACAGCAGCTTCATGGCCGTGTCCATGAACGAGAACATGGCCACGGCGATCAACATCGCGTAGATGCTGTGCAAATTTTCTTTACGAGAAATGGGAGTGGAAACGGAAGACAGAAGAAGCTCCTTGCTACGGGCCCGCTCGGGCCACTGGGAACGTCATCATGGCGACGTCCGGAGCCAGGATCACAGGCGGCACGAATGGTCATCGGCCGCGCGATCGATACCGATTATAGCAAGTTGACAATTGCTTTGCAGTAGGTAGAACACCGGGGGTCAGGTTCGCTTGCTATTGGCAGCGCGCATAAAATCAACGAACGCGCGCAGCTTGCCCGGCATGTGCGTGCGATGCGGATAGTAGAGATGAAAGGCATCGTCCACTTCGGTGTGCCGCCTCAGTATCTGCCGTAGCATGCCGTTTTCCAGCTCTTGCTTCGCAAAATCTTCGAGGATGAAAGCGATGCCCTGGCCTTGAACTGCGGCATCCAGGACGGATCTCATTTCGTCATAAATCAAACGCCCTTGAACGTCGATTTGAACCGTTTGACCGCGATCTTGGAACTTCCACTCATAGAATCTGCCGGCGACGGAATAACGCTGGCGTATGCAGTCGTGCTTCAGCAATTCATCGATGGTTTCCGGTTCACGCCGCTCGCGGAAGTAATCCGGGGCGGCCACCACTATCCTTTTTTGTACCGGCCCCAGCTGCACGGCGACCATGTCGCTTTGCAGTTTTTTTCCCATGCGTATTCCGATATCGAAACCGGCGCTGACGATATCGCTCAGTTGATTATCCAGCGATATCTCGACATCGATCAGCGGAAATTGCTCAAGGAACGCTGCCAGGTGCGGCTCAATCAAGATGCGATATGCGACGTATGAGGAATTGACGCGCAACATACCCGACGGTTGATCCGTCGCGAGCAAGGCTTGCGACAGCGAGCTTTTGATCTGCTCAAGCGCGGGAGCTAATGCCGCATTCAATGACGCCCCGGCCTCGGTCAAACTGACGCTGCGTGTCGTGCGATTGAACAGCCGCACATTCAGCTGCGCTTCCACATTTTTGATGGTGCGCGACACCGCCGTCGGCGTGACGCCCATTTCCGCAGCGGCGCGAGCGAAATTCAAATGCCTGGCGGCAGACTCGAAGGTCAATAGACCGGGCAGATGCACCGGCGGCGAAGGCAGCGCGCCTTCCATGCCCTCGGCGCGGGCCGCAGGCTCGATTATGACTTTTTTGCTCATACCATATGTTCGTTTATGACTATTCACATCATTATCGCCTATCTCCATACTGGTGAAATCAAATAGCTTCTTCGCCGCTATTCAACCCATCTATGAAGAACCGAACAATGAGCAAAATTTTCGAGCCTTTAACCCTGCGCGGCGTCACCCTGCGTAACCGCTTCGCCCTCAGCCCGATGTGCCAGTACACGGCTACCGATGGCTATGCCGGCGATTACCACGCCGTCCACTACGGCCGCTTCGCCCTCGGCGGCTTCGGCCTGCTGATGGTCGAGGCCACGGCGGTCTCGCCCGAAGGACGGATCTCGCATGGCGACCTCGGCCTGTGGGATGACGCCCATATTGAAGGTCTCTCGCGCATCGCCGCGTTTGCCAAATCCTATGGCGCCACACCCGGAATCCAGATCGCCCATGCCGGCCCAAAGGCCAGCATCCAGAGAGCCTTCGAAGGCAACGGTCCGCTGGACGACGACGACGCGGCACGCGGTGAACATGCTTGGGAAGTGGTGTCGCCAAGCGCGCGCGCGGTCGCCAAGGGCTGGCTGACGCCCACCGCGTTGGATGCGAACGGCATCGCCAAGGTACGTTCGGATTTCATCGCTGCGGCACGACGCGCCCTGCGCGCGGGTTTCGAGGTACTGGAACTGCACTACGCGCACGGCTTCTTGCTCAACGCTTTCCTGTCGCCGCTGACCAACGACCGTACCGATGAATATGGCGGCAGCTTCGAGAACCGCATCCGCCTGCCGCTGGAGATCGCCCGCGAGGTACGCGAGGTCTGGCCGAAGGACAAGCCGCTGTTTGTGCGCTTGTCGGCGGTCGATGGCAGCAGCAACGGTTGGACCATCCACGACAGTGTCGCTTTCGCGGCGGCCTTGAAGGCGGTCGGCGTCGACGTCATCGATTGCTCGGCCGGTGGCTTCGGCGTCTACGAATACCCCAGCGGCTATGGCTTCCAGGTACCGTTCGCCGCGCAGATTCGCCGCGAGGCAAACATCGGCACCATGGCGGTGGGAATGATTAACGATCCGTTGCAGGCTGAATCAGTCATCGCCTCCGGCCAGGCCGACCTGGTGGCGCTTGGCCATGCGGCTTTGCGCGATCCGCATTTCCCATTGCATGCACAGCGGATATTGGAGGCTGTCAGCCCGGACGCGGCGTATGCCGACTGGAATATCCAAGCCGGCTGGTGGCTCGGCCACCGCGAAAGCAAACTTCTGCAGTTGGGGCCATGGGCCCCGACGTTGGACACCGCCAAGAATCGCGGCAGGGATTGACTCCCATCCTGCCGGCCAGAGCGGCCGGCGTTTACAACGACTCGCCTCACAACCAGGAGTAAAAACATGAACAAACCTACCTACGTGCAAGACTATCAAGCCATCGTCGAGGTCCTGAACAAGTACAACGAAGGCTGCAAACAGGCCAGGAGCAGCATCATGAAGCCAGCCTTCAACGAGAAGGCCACAATGTTTGGCGTCGATGCCGACGGCAAGCTGACCGGTGGCCCGATCCAAACCTTGTTCGACGGCA is part of the Oxalobacteraceae bacterium OTU3CAMAD1 genome and encodes:
- a CDS encoding ATP-binding protein, which codes for MSLSLRAKFLLLSAVIQALVVGLLIWNSIRLMNHAVGTNAERVAQEYAVTLNLSLSPYATRGRLPELSGYLAEMLADPEDSLLRYLLILDENEQPIIEVGKRNEPLPAILKQGGGTSFKGVHTVINDATLHARSPLLLQGSRIGSINFGLTTEDLKHARDKVMLQGGVISLAGLAFGLLLFYAFTHGIGRRLRALMGQSAQMELGDYSKALAVDGDDEIAAFARALNTMSAALRERIAQLEHSELRLSEAKRDLKDLNVSLESRVTERSAALERANADLSAALSTLQRTQVELLASEKMASLGSLVAGIAHELNTPIGNSLLASTSLRDRVEDFESHVAAGALRRSELIVHLEEVRTASQLISNSLHKAAELISSFKQIAVDQTNDQRREFDLQEAVRDTIATYTPRLRRAGCEVVLEIQEGLRFDSYPGGLYQVLNNLMNNALNHAFEAGRSGTITVHAEAAADGMVALTFSDDGVGMTDEVLRRVFDPFFTTRMGQGGTGLGMHIVYNIVNAALGGRITVSSAPGAGTSVRMLLPRSAPQRDASR
- a CDS encoding LysR family transcriptional regulator, yielding MSKKVIIEPAARAEGMEGALPSPPVHLPGLLTFESAARHLNFARAAAEMGVTPTAVSRTIKNVEAQLNVRLFNRTTRSVSLTEAGASLNAALAPALEQIKSSLSQALLATDQPSGMLRVNSSYVAYRILIEPHLAAFLEQFPLIDVEISLDNQLSDIVSAGFDIGIRMGKKLQSDMVAVQLGPVQKRIVVAAPDYFRERREPETIDELLKHDCIRQRYSVAGRFYEWKFQDRGQTVQIDVQGRLIYDEMRSVLDAAVQGQGIAFILEDFAKQELENGMLRQILRRHTEVDDAFHLYYPHRTHMPGKLRAFVDFMRAANSKRT
- a CDS encoding NADH:flavin oxidoreductase/NADH oxidase; this encodes MSKIFEPLTLRGVTLRNRFALSPMCQYTATDGYAGDYHAVHYGRFALGGFGLLMVEATAVSPEGRISHGDLGLWDDAHIEGLSRIAAFAKSYGATPGIQIAHAGPKASIQRAFEGNGPLDDDDAARGEHAWEVVSPSARAVAKGWLTPTALDANGIAKVRSDFIAAARRALRAGFEVLELHYAHGFLLNAFLSPLTNDRTDEYGGSFENRIRLPLEIAREVREVWPKDKPLFVRLSAVDGSSNGWTIHDSVAFAAALKAVGVDVIDCSAGGFGVYEYPSGYGFQVPFAAQIRREANIGTMAVGMINDPLQAESVIASGQADLVALGHAALRDPHFPLHAQRILEAVSPDAAYADWNIQAGWWLGHRESKLLQLGPWAPTLDTAKNRGRD
- a CDS encoding DciA family protein, with protein sequence MRFNSSNVSINRRNPVGATDFLRRDDKLAAMMPAIERMAALQKDCATALPAMFKYCEILAFDDGQLTLSLPNASLAAKLKQQIPKLQETLARRGWQVNGVKLRVQMTKPAEIKEQMRALSLPEAAVTAFDALGDTLEDTPQNATLIAALKAMVARRRPA
- a CDS encoding DMT family transporter, giving the protein MLIAVAMFSFMDTAMKLLSAHYPAMQVTALRALSSLPLLCGYIIYRGAFRGIFAVRWSMQIFRAVLGIAMLTTFAFGLKSLSLAEAYSIFFIAPSLITALSVFVLKEKVGPGQCVAIVVGLIGVLVVLRPEGTGFLTIGGLAVLAAAACYAMSAIAARVLARTDSTESMMFWLLTMMAAGAVALSYRDWVPVRAEDSWVLVALALSGFFGQLAITKAFSTGKASVVAPFEYSALAWGVAIDWLLWQTLPDGYTLLGAGIIIASGIYLVRREAVHVEAEHP
- the secA gene encoding preprotein translocase subunit SecA, with the protein product MSLLTQIFGSRNTRLLKQYQKTVREINALEPAMEKLSDAELQAKTPAFKARIANGETLDALLPEAFAVCREASKRVFKMRHFDVQLLGGMVLHFGKIAEMGTGEGKTLTATLPAYLNALSGKGVHIVTVNDYLAQRDAETMGKLYAWLGLTTGINLSQMEHSTKQSAYASDITYGTNNEFGFDYLRDNMVFEAGDRVQRALNFGIVDEVDSILIDEARTPLIISGQAENHTDLYHKINELPPLLTRQIGEETSDGKGTVEVPGDYVKDEKAHSVLLTEAGHEKAEAILTKMGLLPEGASLYDSANITLVHHLYAALRAHALYFKDQHYVVQNNEVVIVDEFTGRLMTGRRWSDGLHQAVEAKEGVKIQNENQTLASITFQNYFRMYAKLAGMTGTADTEAYEFQEIYGLETVVIPPNRPSQRKDRQDQVYKSAAEKYNAMMLEIRECYDRGQPVLVGTTSIENSELLSGILTKGGLPHNVLNAKQHAREAEIIAQAGSPKAITIATNMAGRGTDIVLGGNVEKQIQFIEANPDLSDADKAAQAKAMRDGWQALHEQVVAAGGLHIVGTERHESRRVDNQLRGRAARQGDPGMSRFFLSLDDQLLRIFAGDRVRAIMDRLKMPEGEPIEAGIVSRSIESAQRKVEARNFDIRKQLLEYDDVANDQRKVIYQQRNELLETTDISELIESLRHGAFTDLVREYVPAESVEEQWNVKGLEAALASEWQIDVPLTAMLESEQNLNDEDILERVLAAADAVYQAKIDIVGKESFGGFERNVMLQSVDSHWREHLAALDHLRQGIHLRGYAQKNPKQEYKREAFELFGQMLEMIKNEVVKLIMTVRIQSREEIDAAEAAMQQSHVENVSYQHADFNPNAAPEELLAPQAASNLGGLPPELQGLSGEQLMELGLKVGRNDPCPCGSGKKYKACHGKLA
- the lpxC gene encoding UDP-3-O-acyl-N-acetylglucosamine deacetylase; protein product: MLKQRTIKELVRTTGVGLHSGTKVELTLRPAEPDTGIVFRRVDLSPVVEFPASAMAVGDTRMASVLVKDGARVSTVEHLMSACAGLGIDNLYIEVSAEEIPIMDGSASSFVFLLQQAGVLEQPVAKKFIRVLKPVEVREGKGDKEKWARLTPHDGFKLDFFIEFNHPAVDGTQQRANVDFGDVSYVHDVARARTFGFMQDVEMLRGIGLARGGSLENAIVMDEYRILNSDGLRYDDEFVRHKILDAIGDLYLVGHPLLASYEAHKSGHALNNQLLLELLKHPDAYEIVSFETNESAPPSYLRQMAREWALT